CTGGTGCTGGGCCCAAAGCCGTAGTAGTTGATGGGGTATTTGTAAAAGTAGCTCAGCTCGCCATTAACCAGGAATTTCTCACCCGGCGTGAAGACGTTGTGGGTCAATTGCACCAGGCTTTGGTTGTTCTGGGTGCGCCACAAGATCAGGCGGGCGTTGGACTTGCGCACCACCGTATCCTGGCCAAAGCGCCACACCGGCAGCATGGCTACCCCGTAGCCCAGACCGGTTTCGGGCTGGGAAAACACAATCGGGAAGGGCAGAAAGCTGGGCTTGGCCGGCTTGGGCACGGCAGCCACCGGAGCCACCGGTTCGGGCGTGCCCGCCGAAGTCGGCGCGGGCGTTTGCGAATAGGCGCGGGTAGCCAGCAGACTACCCGATAGAAACAAGTAAAAAAGGCGCATGCAGGAGAATAGAGCGGTGGGGCTTATTGACAAATAAGCAATAAATTATCCTATTCTAAACACCCTTTTCACAACTTCGCACAGCCCGGCAACTCAACCTTGCGCGCCGGCAATAACGAAAGCAGCCCCGCCGAGTAGCTCAGCGGGGCTGCCGTAGAATAAAGCCGGTAAAAAGGCCCTAGAAAGCCTCGCCCACGGCGAAGTAAATGCTCGGGGCCGTGTCGGTGCCGCCGGCGTAGTCGAGGCGGATGTTGAGCCGGTCGCGGCGGTTGAACTGGAAGCGCAGTCCCGCCCCGCCGGCCAGCTTAGTGTCGCCGAAGCTGTACTCCCCTACTTTGTCGCCGACCTGGCCCGCGCCGAGGAAAGCGGCCCCATCGAGGCGCCAGAACAGGTGCTGGCGGATTTCGGCCTGGGCCGTCATCATCTGCCGGCCCCGGAACCGGGCTTCGTAGAGGCCCCGCATCAGGCCGGCGTTGTTGTACTGGGAGCCGCCGAGGTTGGCACCCAGGCCACCCAACTCCCGAAACGGCACGCTGCCGGCGTGAAACTGCCCCAGGTACTGCAGGGCCAGAATCGTCTTGTTGGAACCCAGCAGCGGGCGGAAGTAGCGCAAGTCGAGCTGGTAGCGCTGAAACGTATAGTCGCTGCCCAGCTCTTTGCCCGTAAACAGCGCGTGGGCATCAATGTAGATGCCGCGGTAGGTAGCCAGCACATTGTCGCGGCCTTCATAGAGCAGCGAGGGACCCAGGCCCGACACCACCCCGCCCTGCTGCTCCTGCAAGGGCAGGCTGCGAAACAGGCTGGGACGGTTTTCGCTCCTATCCTCGATGACGCGCACCTTGCTGGTGTTGGTCAGGCGGTAGCGCAGGCCGCCGTAGAGGTTGTGAGCCGTAAGGCGCCGCAGGAATTTCTCATCGAAGACAAACAGCTTGTAGCCGATAGTGGATTCGTCGCTCGACTTGGTCGTGTTGCCCAGGCCGTAGTAAAAAAACGACAGGTCGTACTGGCTCAGCTCGCCGGCGAAGTAGAACTTCTCGTTGGGCGTGAAAATGGTGTGGGTGAGCTGAATCGTGCTCTGCTTTTTCTGGGTGTACCAGGCAATCAGGCGGGCATTGGACTTGCGTACGGTGCTGTCTTGGCCGAAGCGCCACACGGGCAGAATGGCTCCGCCGTAGCCGAAACCGGTTTCCTGCTGGTAAAACAGCACCGGTACCGGAATAAAGTTGGGCTTGTCGGCCTTGCTTTTCTCGGCCGGGGCCAGGGCTGCGCCCTGGGCAGGGGCAGCTTCCGGGGCGGCAATATCCGGAATGACAGGAGCAGTTTGGGCGTGGGCGGCGGCGGCCAGCAGCTGCAGGGCCAGCAGCGGGTATAGAAAGCGCATACTAAGGAATTGGGGCAGAAAAGGATACAAGCCAAGCTGAACCTTTACCGTTCAGCTGCTCTAGCTCCCTAACGCAACCTCGTTCCCTACGGTTTTAGTAAAGCCGGACCAGCACCATCGACAGCACCCCAGCCAGCATGATCCACTTGCACCAGGCGCTGAGCTGGGCAAAGTCGCGGCGGCGGTCGGCGCGGGCCAGATAGCGGCCCACCCCGAAGGCTGGCACCAGAACCGTGAGCAGCAGCCAGCTTCCTAGCAGCCAGCGCTGCGCGTGCAGGCTGTACCAGGTGCCGCCCGCCACCAGAATCACCAGGTTCAGCAGAAAAAAGCCGATGGCCCACTTGGTGCGGGCCACGCCCCACACGATGGGCAGCGTGCGGCAGTCGTGCTCGGCGTCGCCGCGCATGTCTTCCACGTCCTTCACGATTTCGCGCACCACGGTCAGCAGAAAAGCAGCCAGGGCGTACACCCACACCGTAGTTTGACCGGTGCGCTGCTGCAGTTCGGGCAAGAGTACCAGGGCGGCCGTGAGCAGGGCAATGCTGAGGTTGCCGACCAGGGCCAGGCGCTTAAACTGGGCCGAATAGCCCCACAGCAGCAGGGCCGAGCCCAGGTTAACGGCCCCCAACGCCGGCGACAACATCCCGGCTATACTCACGCCCAGCCCCGAGAGCAGCACATGCGCCAGCATGGCGTGCCGCCGATTCACGACGCGCCCCACCACCAGCCGGTCGGGCCGGTTGATGACGTCGATTTTCACGTCGTAGTAGTCATTGATGATGTAGCCGGCGGCGGCGATGCTGATGGCGGCCACGGCCAGGAGAATAAAGCGGACCGACAGCAGGGCCGCAACCGGGTCGGTGGGGCGCAGCAGGCAGCTTTGCACCAGGGCCAGGCACAGGGCCATAATGAGCAGGTTAGGGAAGCGGATCAGGCGCAGCAACGAGGGCCAGCCGCTCCCGCCGCCCGCCGCAGCTACCGGCCGGGAAGTAGTAGAACGCGCCATAGGTACACGAAAAATAGCAGGCCCCAAAGATGGCCCAAAAGCGGCGGATAAGGCTACGTAACCATCATCCGTAGCTGGCAAAAAGAAAGCCTCTCCTACGGGAGAGGCTTTCCAAAAAGCAAAAAACCTAAGTAGGCAAAGAGCCTACAGTTTCTTTACGTTAACCGCATTAACACCCTTGCGGCCTTCCTGCGTGTCAAACTCCACGCGGTCATTCTGTTGGATCTGGCCCCCGTTAAGGCCGGTTACATGGACGAAGAAATCTTCCTTCGTGCCATCTTCTGTAATGAAGCCGTAGCCCTTCGACTCATTATAGAATTTTACGGTTCCTGTTTTCATGAAACTAAAAAAAGAAAATGGATGAATGGATGTTTGGGTAAATATAAAGGGAATTTGGAAAACCGCAATTACGCTTTGCCCCGTTTGATTCCCCGCTTTATTTGCCAACCCCTTGGAGCTGAGCCGGGTTAATACCAGGTTTTTTGCGCCTTCATCACCGCTTCCACCAGCTCGCGCACGGCCCCGTGGCCGCCGGGCAGGGCCGCGGTATAGTTGCTGATTTGGTGCACGTCGGCGGCGGCATCGGCGGGGCAGGCGGCAATGGCGCAGCGGCGCATCACCTCGATATCGGGCATATCGTCGCCCATGTAGGCAATGTGGGCCGGGTCGAGGCGGTAGGTGTTAATGTAGGTGTTAAAGATCTTCATCTTGTCGGGCACACCCAGGAAGATGTCGTGCACGTCCAGGGACTCCAGGCGGCGGCGCACTCCTTCTTCTTCCCGCCCCGAGATGATAATGACCCGGTAGCCGCGGGCCAGGGCGTGGCGAATGGCGTAGCCGTCGCGGATGTGAAAAGCCCGGGCCTGTTCCCCCGAGTTCAGGGCCAGCAGCGTGCCGTCGGTCAGCACCCCGTCCACGTCGAATATAAAGGCTTTAATAGCAGATAAATCCGGGCTAGTACCGTTTGCACTCATAGGTAACAGATCAAGAAAATCGAATCGGCGGCCGGGCCGCCGGGCAAGCGCCTAGTTCTGGTTGTCGCGCCACTCGTAGACCCACTTGGCCTGAATCTGCTCGAGGTGGCCTTCGTTGGCCTGCTCGCGGGTGCCGACGAAGTTGGGCAGGCTCAGTACCCACTCCAGCAGGTCGGTGAAGCGGATCCGGTAGATTTTTGCTTCGTCGAAGGAGTCCCCGAACTTCTCGTACAAGGCCATAGCAATGTCCTCGTGGTCGTTCCAGTGAATAGGCAGCTCAAAATGGGCCATGGGTCGAATGTGAAAATGTGAAAAAATGTGGTTGAATGTAAAAATGCTTTCACGTGCCTTGTTGCAGCACATTAAGCACATTTCTCACATTCAACCACATTAGGGTTTAGTGTCCCAGGAATTCCTGGCGGGGGATGAGGATGACTACGTCTTCGTTGCCCTGCATCACGCACTGGCAGCCCAGGCGGGAGTTGATGCGGGGGTTAACGGCGCGGTCAATGAAATCTTCTTCTTTGTCGCTGATTTCGGGCAGGTCATGCTCGCCCTTGAGCACGTACACGTGGCAAGTGGAGCAGCCACAGACGCCGCCGCAGTTGTGCTGCAGCTGAATTCCGTTGTTCAAGGCCACGTCCAGCACTGATTCACCTTCCGCGGCGACGTGCGTCTGGTCGGGCTGACCGTCTTGAAACTGGAAGGTAATATTGACGACTTTCACGGAGTAGAAACTTGAGCAGGGCAGAATTTGGGGCAAAGGTACGCACCCCGGCCCGTAATTAAAGCGGCAGACCGGACGCGTTGTTTGCCCGCCCGCGCCTTTACGTAGCTTGTATACTGGCTGTTAGCTGGTTATAAATCTGCTGCCACTGCGGGTGGCCGAGCAGCAGGGCCCGGTGCCGGTCGAGTGTGGCTGCGTCGTGGCGCACGGCCGGGCCGGTCTGCACCGTAAAGGGCGGCTGGGCCAGGGCCTTCTGCACGGTTTCCCGAATCAGGGGTTCCAGCAGCGTGAAGGGCAGACCCGCCTCCTGCAACAGCGCGTGCCCGATGCCGAGCAGGTGGTTGGTAAAGTTGCAGGCAAAAACGGCCGCCACGTGAATTTGCTGCCGCTGGGGCGTGGCCACCAGCTCTACGACCTGGCTCAGGCTGCGGGCCACCGCGGCCACCAGCGCCTCGTCGGCCGGGGTGGCCGCCTCCACGCAGAAGGGTACGGCGGGCCAATCGATAAGGCGGCCGGGGCTGAAGGTTTGTAACGGGTAGAGGACCCCACCCCGCAGGCCCGCGTACGGCGCAAATACGGCCAGCGGCAAAGCGCCCGCCGTATGCACCACCAGGGCGGCGGCCGGAAAAACGGCTTCGGCCAGCACGGCCGGTACAGCGCCATCGGGCACGCAAAGAATATAGAGCTCGGCGGCGGGCACCGCTTGCAGGTCGAGACTGGTGATGGGGAGGGCGCCGGGAATCTGGGTGGCCACTTGCTGGGCGGAGGCCGGCGTTCGGCTCCAGACGTGGGTTACGGTGTGGCCGGCCCGCCACAGCGCGGGCCCCAGGTGCTGGGCCACGCGGCCGGCCCCGAGTAGCACAATTTGCCGTCCGACAGAAGTATAAGGCATGTAAAAAGCTGAACGAAGCCGAGGAAAAAGGAAGCCGGAAGGTACGCAGCCAGGCAGTTTGTTTTTTGAACACCTGTTTTTTCCGGGATTTTTAGCACCTTGTACATTCGAACCAAGCGGATGTAGTGCTTTTCAGCTACAGCGCCTTTTTCTTACAAACTTTCACCCTTTTCTTCCTTACCAACCCCATACCTTATGACAAACTGGTACAAAACGGGGCCTACAGCACAACGCTGGCGGCAGCTGGCTTTGGCGGCGCTGCTGGCTAGCGGTGCTACCCTGGCCCAGGCTCAAAATTTGAACTACAGCCCGTTTGGGACGCAGAACCTCGCTGGCACCTACACGGATCTGGGTACTACGGGTACCGTAATTACTACGCCGAACACGGATGATGCCAACTCGGATGCCATTCCCATCGGCTTCACGTTTACCTACAACGGGACGGCTTTCAATGATTTCGTACTGAACACGAACGGTTTCTTGAAGCTGGGCACTACGGCTCCGGCCGCGCCGTACTTCTCGTCCGGTAGCCAAAACCCCACCGGCGGCCCGCTGAACTCCACCACGGAATCTAACCTGCTGCTGCCCTTCAACGACGACCTGATCGACGCCACTGCCGGTCCGTCCGAGTACCGGGTAGCCGTTACCGGCACGGCCCCCAACCGGGTGTGTACCATTCAGTGGAAAAACGTGAAGGACAAGCCCCGCGCTACGGCGGCCGGTGGCACCACCATCCTAGGCACCCAGCTCGACAACTTCTCCTTCCAGGTGAAGCTCTACGAGACGACTAACGTCATTGATTTTGTTTACGGCGGCGCTATTGCCGGGGCCGGCCCCGACGCGTTGAAGCTGGAAGTAGTAGGCCTGAAAGGCTCGGGCGCCAATACTGGACAAGTGCTGGTAGGTACCAAAACCTCCGCGGCTGCCTGGTCGACTACGACGTTTGGCAACACGGTATACACGGCCACCGGCAATGCTCATAACGTGCGCAGCACGGCCCGGCCCGACGCGGGCCGTACCTACCGCTTCAATTCCGCTGCTCCCAACGACGTAGCCGTAACCAACGTGTATTCGCTGGGTAAGCTCGCCATTCCAAGCGGCACTCCCCACACGATTCAGGCCATTATCCGCAACGTGGGAAGCAACCCGGTAACCAATGCTTCGGTAACGGCTACCGTAGCGGGTGCCAACACGTACACCAGCACCAAAACGGTGGCTAGCCTGGCAGTAGGAGCTTCGGCCACGATATCCTTCGACCCCTTCACGCCCACGGCCACCGGTAACGAAACCATTACCGTTACCTCGGCCAACGACGACGTAGCGTCCAACAACACCAAGACCTACGAGCAGGTAGTAAATACGACGACCCTAGCCGTAGCGGAGCCCAACGGCCCCGTTAGCAGCAGCGTCGGCTTTACCAACAACACGACCGGTGATGCCGGCACCGGCATTTTTGCCGTAAAGTACAACGTCAACACGGCCCGCTCGGTTACGGCCGTTACAGCCCGCATTGAGGATGTACGCTCCGTGGGCCGCACCATCTACACCGTAGTGTGCGACAACACCGGCGCCATCATTGGCCGCACGCCGGATTATGTAGTACTGGCTTCGGACATTGCTACTTTTAAGACGTTTACCCTGACCACTCCG
The sequence above is drawn from the Hymenobacter chitinivorans DSM 11115 genome and encodes:
- a CDS encoding BamA/TamA family outer membrane protein codes for the protein MRFLYPLLALQLLAAAAHAQTAPVIPDIAAPEAAPAQGAALAPAEKSKADKPNFIPVPVLFYQQETGFGYGGAILPVWRFGQDSTVRKSNARLIAWYTQKKQSTIQLTHTIFTPNEKFYFAGELSQYDLSFFYYGLGNTTKSSDESTIGYKLFVFDEKFLRRLTAHNLYGGLRYRLTNTSKVRVIEDRSENRPSLFRSLPLQEQQGGVVSGLGPSLLYEGRDNVLATYRGIYIDAHALFTGKELGSDYTFQRYQLDLRYFRPLLGSNKTILALQYLGQFHAGSVPFRELGGLGANLGGSQYNNAGLMRGLYEARFRGRQMMTAQAEIRQHLFWRLDGAAFLGAGQVGDKVGEYSFGDTKLAGGAGLRFQFNRRDRLNIRLDYAGGTDTAPSIYFAVGEAF
- a CDS encoding geranylgeranylglycerol-phosphate geranylgeranyltransferase, which produces MARSTTSRPVAAAGGGSGWPSLLRLIRFPNLLIMALCLALVQSCLLRPTDPVAALLSVRFILLAVAAISIAAAGYIINDYYDVKIDVINRPDRLVVGRVVNRRHAMLAHVLLSGLGVSIAGMLSPALGAVNLGSALLLWGYSAQFKRLALVGNLSIALLTAALVLLPELQQRTGQTTVWVYALAAFLLTVVREIVKDVEDMRGDAEHDCRTLPIVWGVARTKWAIGFFLLNLVILVAGGTWYSLHAQRWLLGSWLLLTVLVPAFGVGRYLARADRRRDFAQLSAWCKWIMLAGVLSMVLVRLY
- a CDS encoding cold-shock protein encodes the protein MKTGTVKFYNESKGYGFITEDGTKEDFFVHVTGLNGGQIQQNDRVEFDTQEGRKGVNAVNVKKL
- a CDS encoding KdsC family phosphatase gives rise to the protein MSANGTSPDLSAIKAFIFDVDGVLTDGTLLALNSGEQARAFHIRDGYAIRHALARGYRVIIISGREEEGVRRRLESLDVHDIFLGVPDKMKIFNTYINTYRLDPAHIAYMGDDMPDIEVMRRCAIAACPADAAADVHQISNYTAALPGGHGAVRELVEAVMKAQKTWY
- the iscX gene encoding Fe-S cluster assembly protein IscX; the protein is MAHFELPIHWNDHEDIAMALYEKFGDSFDEAKIYRIRFTDLLEWVLSLPNFVGTREQANEGHLEQIQAKWVYEWRDNQN
- a CDS encoding 2Fe-2S iron-sulfur cluster-binding protein, whose translation is MKVVNITFQFQDGQPDQTHVAAEGESVLDVALNNGIQLQHNCGGVCGCSTCHVYVLKGEHDLPEISDKEEDFIDRAVNPRINSRLGCQCVMQGNEDVVILIPRQEFLGH
- a CDS encoding Rossmann-like and DUF2520 domain-containing protein, with amino-acid sequence MPYTSVGRQIVLLGAGRVAQHLGPALWRAGHTVTHVWSRTPASAQQVATQIPGALPITSLDLQAVPAAELYILCVPDGAVPAVLAEAVFPAAALVVHTAGALPLAVFAPYAGLRGGVLYPLQTFSPGRLIDWPAVPFCVEAATPADEALVAAVARSLSQVVELVATPQRQQIHVAAVFACNFTNHLLGIGHALLQEAGLPFTLLEPLIRETVQKALAQPPFTVQTGPAVRHDAATLDRHRALLLGHPQWQQIYNQLTASIQAT
- a CDS encoding T9SS type A sorting domain-containing protein — its product is MTNWYKTGPTAQRWRQLALAALLASGATLAQAQNLNYSPFGTQNLAGTYTDLGTTGTVITTPNTDDANSDAIPIGFTFTYNGTAFNDFVLNTNGFLKLGTTAPAAPYFSSGSQNPTGGPLNSTTESNLLLPFNDDLIDATAGPSEYRVAVTGTAPNRVCTIQWKNVKDKPRATAAGGTTILGTQLDNFSFQVKLYETTNVIDFVYGGAIAGAGPDALKLEVVGLKGSGANTGQVLVGTKTSAAAWSTTTFGNTVYTATGNAHNVRSTARPDAGRTYRFNSAAPNDVAVTNVYSLGKLAIPSGTPHTIQAIIRNVGSNPVTNASVTATVAGANTYTSTKTVASLAVGASATISFDPFTPTATGNETITVTSANDDVASNNTKTYEQVVNTTTLAVAEPNGPVSSSVGFTNNTTGDAGTGIFAVKYNVNTARSVTAVTARIEDVRSVGRTIYTVVCDNTGAIIGRTPDYVVLASDIATFKTFTLTTPAQVPAGSFFVGVAEGASPAGTAPFYPVGLQAEIPTRSGTFYTMAITGGSPADAASNNLGRFMIEAVTGVGITCLPPVASNIFIFPNATTAQIVYSGVTGGTAYSLIYGPTGFNPTTGGTTVSSTASPATLTGLTPATTYQVYIRTNCGTTDQSTLTGPLSFTTLCNPTAVTAFPYTENFDAARALPCGVSINNTNADTVSWKVRPTVPGQTGPLVVAASAPNAMVYYYNEDAATPGNDWFYTPPMLLRTGNRYQLSFKYRNSGTNYTEKLEVTYGTSASPAGQTTQLWKNEAIGTTTFLTADATSTIPVLPVVPTTTGNYYIGFHVYSDADKFFVAIDDLQVTATAITGTSAALDYAISVFPNPSAGVFSVDIKNANAKGAMQVEVMNSLGQIVHTALVRDNQLNKLDLSNLAGGMYILKVKSGNDFSVRNISIQK